A single window of uncultured Methanospirillum sp. DNA harbors:
- a CDS encoding PAS domain S-box protein — protein sequence MRGLGVIPPALCSASLYDRIALSCGFLAVIIGSIAFTGWVLNIRTLSGIRVDYIPMAPNTSLLVILLGCAICCAALCPAHAYSRHVIVIISCFGVLLAGITIIGSISRYDLQLDFLLFHPTDTLGSVPIGRMSPVTALCFLLVSSGLLLTIKTPTVPHWGPQVGLVKRTFSCKRTGYAALIGTAVSCVSGVMILGYWYDAPLLYGGSVIPVAFPTTVALCTLGTGLVAISGPGTWPLSRVSGPSVSARLLRGLLPVIILLTLLLSWVTILIGGRADSTIVLSSAFWVIISVVIVYVVVSRLSITLGDELEQAEAERRRSEQELKESQELLLMAQEIGKSGSWVYNPESRMVWQSPEASRIYGFPPVAREYSLSDLERCIVASQNGPTFGDLLDGEADCNILLTINPADGSPSRTIHAIGRRELDHDGRLVRTVGIIQDVTEQHEISGENERLIRELGSNNEELGAAYEELTGAEEELRSQFNALSMSEERLRETTEYLENLLSIANVPIIVWDSSFRITRINRAFEDLVGRSAGVLVGEKIMTLFPAGALDRSERLVQTTRDGVRWETVELEVSRNDGSIRTVVWNSATLYSPDGTTPVATIAQGRDITDQKRLEYEKDRAIKQIQKNLIQLSFLNDEIRNPLTLIAISADMSDDDGTGIIMDQVERIDKMITQVDQRSFESEKILEYLRKHSPAAVTGPADQKDIVIPGSHVPLVEEVQAELYTILDSIDAVVYVADMETYEILFLNRQGRGIFGDFAGKRCYEYIQQNQSGPCPFCTNHLLVDESGPTDVHHWEFLNTKNGRWYDCRDRAIRWNNGRLVRLEIATDITDLKQAEERLRESETLIRKKLDALLSPEGGIDVLNLSDIIDVPQIQRIMNDFHSLTGILVAILDLQGTILVAAGWQDICTKFHRANPETCRNCVESDTVLSQGVLPGTYKTYRCKNHMWDISTPIMVGGVHLGNLFLGQFFYDDEVVDEDLFREQAHHYGFDTGGYLEALEKVPRLSREKIDAAMQFYTRFILLVTQVSWSNIKLARIVHERDLLLASVRENEEKYRQLIEHANDGIVVTQKDRLQLANTRMEEITGYPKQDLLSLPFVTFIHPDDRAMVSERYKKRLEGLDIPSRYQFRLVRVDGKIVWVEISAVLVEWEGNPATLNFITDITERKLAEDALRVSEGRLSTLVQTLPDLIWLKDTKGVYIACNPMFERFLGAKECDIVGKTDYDFMSSELAEFFLSYDRKVIESGNPGRNEEWITFADDGHRALLDTIKTPMYDSTGTLIGVLGIGRDITSRREAEEGLISAQERLNEAHRLAHFGTWDWIVDPESTTWSEEIYVIAGIDPGRPAPNSAEQRRMFTPSSWERLVQAIAHSLTTGESYNLELEMVRPDGSTCWIQEFGGVKRDENRMIIGMHGTLQDIHERKQAETALYEANHKLHLLTSLTRHDILNQVSALELLLDLASQSPDVEKTREYIRSCTEAAEQIERTIGFTREYERFGFVSSGWQRIRGIISSAMAEIAPDGDIVQNDVPATLDVYADPILRKVFTTLIENAIRHGGEITYIRFSAVESADHIVIICEDDGVGVPTSEKELIFGHGYGKHTGIGLFLVQEILSITGLSIRETGVPGEGARFEILVPAGKFRIV from the coding sequence ATGCGAGGACTCGGTGTTATACCCCCAGCTCTCTGCTCCGCTTCGCTGTATGACCGGATTGCCCTGTCCTGCGGATTCCTGGCTGTCATCATCGGCAGTATCGCCTTTACCGGATGGGTTCTGAATATCAGGACACTGTCCGGTATCAGAGTTGATTACATCCCGATGGCCCCAAACACCTCACTCCTCGTCATCCTTCTTGGTTGTGCCATCTGTTGTGCGGCGCTCTGTCCTGCGCACGCATACTCCCGCCATGTGATCGTGATTATCTCCTGCTTCGGAGTTCTCCTGGCAGGAATAACCATCATCGGGTCCATCAGCAGGTATGACCTGCAGCTTGACTTCCTGCTCTTCCACCCGACTGATACACTGGGTTCTGTCCCCATAGGAAGGATGTCGCCGGTAACTGCTCTCTGTTTCCTGCTTGTAAGTTCTGGGCTCCTGCTCACCATAAAAACCCCAACGGTGCCCCATTGGGGGCCCCAGGTAGGACTGGTGAAAAGGACTTTTTCATGCAAAAGAACAGGATATGCTGCCCTCATCGGAACAGCCGTCTCCTGCGTCAGCGGAGTGATGATCCTCGGGTACTGGTATGATGCCCCGCTGCTTTACGGTGGCTCTGTCATCCCTGTTGCATTTCCAACCACGGTGGCTCTCTGCACACTCGGAACCGGGCTTGTTGCCATCAGCGGCCCTGGTACCTGGCCGCTGTCCCGGGTTTCAGGGCCGTCTGTCAGTGCCAGACTCCTTCGCGGTCTGCTACCGGTGATCATATTACTTACCCTGCTTCTGAGCTGGGTTACAATTCTCATCGGTGGAAGAGCAGACAGTACCATCGTTCTCTCATCTGCATTCTGGGTCATCATCTCGGTGGTGATTGTATACGTGGTGGTATCCCGGCTCTCCATTACCCTCGGTGATGAACTGGAACAGGCAGAGGCAGAGCGGAGAAGATCAGAGCAGGAACTCAAGGAAAGCCAGGAACTGCTCCTTATGGCGCAGGAGATCGGAAAAAGCGGATCCTGGGTATACAACCCTGAATCACGCATGGTCTGGCAGTCACCAGAAGCGTCGCGGATTTACGGTTTTCCTCCGGTTGCCAGGGAGTACTCGCTCTCCGACCTTGAGCGTTGTATTGTAGCCTCCCAGAATGGTCCTACATTTGGAGATCTTCTCGATGGAGAAGCAGACTGCAATATTCTGCTCACAATCAATCCCGCTGACGGATCTCCTTCCCGCACGATCCATGCCATAGGTAGGCGGGAACTGGACCATGACGGGAGACTTGTCAGGACTGTCGGCATCATCCAGGATGTTACCGAGCAGCATGAGATATCCGGGGAAAATGAACGCCTGATCAGAGAACTGGGCTCCAATAATGAAGAACTCGGTGCAGCGTACGAAGAACTCACAGGCGCTGAAGAGGAACTGAGATCGCAGTTCAACGCCCTCTCCATGTCAGAAGAGAGGCTCAGAGAGACGACTGAGTACCTCGAAAACCTCCTCTCAATCGCGAATGTTCCGATCATCGTCTGGGATTCGTCGTTTCGTATTACACGGATCAACCGGGCGTTTGAGGATCTGGTCGGAAGATCTGCTGGTGTACTCGTGGGAGAGAAGATAATGACGCTCTTCCCTGCCGGTGCCCTGGATCGATCAGAGAGGCTTGTTCAGACCACCAGGGACGGTGTCAGGTGGGAGACAGTCGAGCTTGAGGTCAGTAGAAATGATGGCTCAATCAGGACCGTGGTCTGGAACTCTGCCACTCTGTACTCACCTGACGGGACGACACCGGTTGCAACCATTGCGCAGGGCCGTGATATCACCGATCAGAAACGGCTCGAATACGAGAAGGACCGTGCCATTAAGCAGATTCAGAAGAATCTTATCCAACTCTCGTTTCTAAACGATGAGATCAGAAATCCCCTGACTTTGATTGCCATATCCGCTGATATGAGCGATGATGATGGAACCGGTATCATCATGGATCAGGTGGAGCGGATAGACAAGATGATCACGCAGGTTGATCAGCGGTCGTTTGAGTCTGAAAAGATCCTCGAGTACCTGCGGAAACATTCACCTGCAGCAGTTACCGGGCCTGCTGATCAGAAGGATATCGTCATCCCGGGAAGCCATGTCCCGCTTGTTGAAGAGGTTCAGGCAGAGCTCTACACCATCCTTGACAGTATTGACGCTGTCGTGTATGTCGCAGACATGGAAACCTACGAGATCCTCTTTCTGAACCGGCAGGGAAGGGGTATCTTCGGGGATTTTGCAGGAAAGAGATGCTACGAGTACATCCAGCAGAACCAGTCCGGGCCGTGTCCGTTCTGTACAAATCACCTGCTTGTCGATGAGTCGGGGCCTACCGATGTGCACCACTGGGAGTTTCTGAACACGAAGAACGGCAGATGGTATGACTGCCGGGACCGGGCGATACGCTGGAATAATGGAAGGCTGGTCAGGCTGGAGATAGCAACCGATATCACCGACTTAAAGCAGGCTGAAGAGAGATTGCGTGAGAGTGAGACTCTGATCCGCAAAAAACTCGATGCTCTCCTCTCGCCTGAAGGCGGTATCGATGTCCTGAATCTTTCAGACATCATTGATGTGCCACAGATTCAGCGGATCATGAATGATTTCCATTCGCTGACCGGAATCCTGGTTGCCATTCTTGATCTCCAGGGCACAATCCTGGTTGCAGCAGGGTGGCAGGATATCTGCACGAAATTTCACCGTGCCAACCCTGAGACCTGCAGAAACTGTGTAGAGAGTGATACCGTCCTCTCGCAGGGTGTTCTTCCCGGGACATACAAGACATACCGGTGTAAGAATCACATGTGGGATATCTCAACCCCGATCATGGTCGGTGGTGTTCACCTGGGAAATCTCTTCCTCGGCCAGTTCTTCTATGATGATGAGGTTGTTGACGAGGATCTCTTCAGGGAGCAGGCTCACCATTACGGGTTTGACACCGGTGGATACCTTGAGGCCCTTGAGAAGGTCCCCAGGCTGAGCAGGGAGAAGATCGATGCTGCGATGCAGTTTTATACGAGATTCATCCTGCTCGTTACCCAGGTCAGCTGGAGCAACATCAAACTTGCACGGATCGTCCACGAACGCGATCTCCTTCTTGCATCAGTCAGGGAGAATGAGGAAAAGTACAGACAGCTGATCGAACACGCCAACGATGGTATCGTGGTAACACAGAAAGACCGGCTGCAGCTTGCCAATACCAGGATGGAGGAGATCACCGGATACCCGAAACAAGATCTCCTCTCTCTGCCGTTTGTAACGTTTATTCACCCTGATGACCGGGCGATGGTATCAGAACGGTATAAAAAGCGGCTCGAAGGCTTGGACATTCCTTCCCGGTATCAGTTCAGGCTCGTGAGAGTTGATGGGAAAATAGTCTGGGTCGAGATCAGTGCAGTACTTGTCGAGTGGGAAGGCAATCCTGCGACGCTGAACTTCATCACTGATATCACGGAACGAAAACTGGCAGAAGATGCCCTTCGCGTGAGCGAAGGCAGGCTCTCCACACTGGTGCAGACGCTTCCCGATCTTATCTGGCTCAAGGATACGAAAGGGGTTTACATCGCCTGTAACCCCATGTTTGAACGGTTTTTAGGTGCTAAAGAGTGTGACATTGTCGGAAAGACCGATTATGACTTTATGAGTTCCGAACTCGCAGAGTTCTTCCTCTCCTACGACCGGAAGGTGATCGAATCTGGCAATCCTGGCAGGAACGAGGAGTGGATCACCTTCGCCGATGACGGACATCGTGCGTTGCTGGATACGATCAAGACACCGATGTATGATTCGACAGGAACCCTGATCGGAGTGCTCGGTATCGGGCGTGATATCACCTCGCGCAGAGAAGCAGAGGAGGGGTTGATCTCTGCCCAGGAACGGCTTAACGAGGCCCACCGTCTGGCACACTTTGGTACCTGGGACTGGATCGTCGATCCTGAAAGCACAACATGGTCTGAGGAGATCTATGTGATTGCCGGGATTGATCCTGGCCGGCCCGCTCCTAATTCTGCAGAGCAGCGACGGATGTTCACCCCTTCAAGCTGGGAACGGCTCGTTCAGGCGATTGCCCATTCTCTTACCACAGGTGAGTCGTACAATCTCGAACTCGAGATGGTGAGACCTGACGGTAGTACCTGCTGGATCCAGGAGTTCGGTGGGGTGAAGCGGGATGAGAACAGGATGATCATCGGGATGCACGGGACGCTGCAGGACATACACGAGCGCAAGCAGGCAGAAACAGCCCTCTATGAAGCGAACCATAAACTTCACCTGCTCACCAGCCTCACCCGCCATGATATTCTGAACCAGGTGTCTGCACTTGAACTTCTTCTTGATCTGGCATCGCAGTCGCCTGATGTTGAGAAGACCAGGGAGTATATCCGGAGTTGCACCGAAGCTGCCGAGCAGATAGAGCGGACTATCGGGTTCACCCGTGAATATGAGCGGTTCGGGTTTGTATCAAGCGGGTGGCAGAGGATCAGGGGGATTATCAGTTCTGCGATGGCAGAGATTGCTCCTGATGGTGATATTGTGCAGAACGATGTTCCAGCCACTCTGGATGTCTATGCAGATCCCATCCTCAGAAAAGTATTCACCACCCTTATTGAGAACGCAATCAGGCATGGGGGAGAGATTACCTATATCCGGTTTTCAGCCGTGGAATCTGCTGACCATATAGTCATCATCTGTGAAGACGATGGAGTCGGAGTGCCAACAAGTGAAAAAGAGCTGATCTTCGGGCATGGGTACGGGAAGCATACCGGGATAGGGCTCTTTCTCGTGCAGGAGATCCTCTCTATCACCGGGCTTTCGATCAGGGAGACCGGTGTCCCGGGAGAAGGGGCGAGGTTTGAGATCCTGGTGCCTGCTGGAAAGTTCAGGATAGTCTGA
- a CDS encoding SemiSWEET transporter, translating into MDLLHATGYIAAICSTVAFLPQVWQTYKTRHAHDISYGMLLLLMTGMTLWFIYGLVIGELPVILANGITLILLAAITTMKIRFP; encoded by the coding sequence ATGGATCTTCTCCATGCAACCGGATATATAGCAGCAATATGTTCGACGGTTGCATTCCTTCCCCAGGTCTGGCAGACGTATAAAACCCGTCATGCCCATGATATCAGCTACGGAATGCTCCTGCTCCTCATGACGGGAATGACACTCTGGTTTATATACGGCCTTGTAATCGGAGAATTACCCGTCATACTCGCGAACGGGATCACGCTTATCCTCCTGGCTGCAATCACGACCATGAAGATACGATTCCCCTGA
- a CDS encoding PAS domain-containing protein codes for MELRQMGAAKVFYLSQRIPLAAILGFTKEGIVVINEEGRINQVNDRFCQMFDLNQQEILSAPISVLPPNLLRVLTSPRLLDSPDEKAEQTRILRMEQYDWTQYYKVRILNTIFDTGEHGQTVIIEDITLEKEMEERLRINEARYRGIVEDQLEMICRYTPQRKITFANDAFCKSLRINTDEVIGRSVIAYLPPESVSRLQAGMEACTPGSPVWDLEIEVSLPGDDPRWQHWIYRGIFDDNEVIIEYQGVGRDITDRKRSEIELLIKSWAIESSVIPIGLSTLEGIVTYVNQAFLKMWGYNHISDVIGLPIEHFAHGNVESLRKIFEIRQTVARESCYSGETTGIRRSGGKFTLLITASVVKDTAGTPLCLIAYFNDISSQIRMNREVQMKETAISHSSEGVAIICPDGRISYNNQSFIRIFQRLPERDLYGKQIDLVYSSYSQLEGKREEISDSLVKKGSWTSIISDITEDGKTSIIQIHLSSSKDTGGNHLCTIFSALDITEQRMIEESLSMMYHHLEEAIEHVSDPTFILDNHQRVVAWNNAMAALSGYSRDEMIGTAGYRDACKRFEPGIPLLADLVDLPVRDLIRNYPSVSRFGTGLFTEAFLPSLQNGKGAVIWAKASPILNTTGRTIGVIQTMKDMTNWKRITEHGITRETS; via the coding sequence GTGGAATTGCGGCAGATGGGGGCTGCAAAGGTCTTTTATCTCTCTCAACGGATTCCGCTTGCTGCGATCCTTGGATTCACCAAAGAAGGGATCGTGGTCATCAATGAGGAAGGCAGGATTAACCAGGTGAATGACCGGTTCTGTCAGATGTTTGATCTCAACCAGCAGGAGATATTAAGCGCCCCGATATCGGTTCTTCCCCCGAACCTGCTACGAGTCCTTACCAGCCCACGGCTTCTGGACAGTCCTGATGAGAAGGCTGAACAGACCCGCATACTCCGGATGGAGCAGTACGACTGGACGCAGTATTACAAGGTCAGGATATTGAACACCATCTTCGATACCGGGGAGCACGGTCAGACGGTGATCATCGAGGATATCACCCTTGAGAAGGAGATGGAGGAGAGGCTTCGTATCAACGAAGCACGGTACCGTGGGATCGTCGAGGATCAACTCGAGATGATCTGTAGGTATACACCTCAGAGAAAGATCACCTTTGCCAACGATGCCTTCTGCAAGAGTCTGCGAATCAATACTGATGAGGTTATAGGCAGGTCGGTGATCGCATATCTTCCTCCCGAGTCTGTCTCACGGCTTCAGGCCGGAATGGAGGCCTGTACACCTGGTTCTCCGGTATGGGACCTTGAGATTGAGGTGAGTCTCCCTGGAGATGATCCCCGCTGGCAGCACTGGATCTATCGGGGAATATTTGACGATAATGAAGTAATCATCGAATACCAGGGTGTAGGACGTGACATCACCGACCGCAAACGTAGCGAGATCGAGCTACTGATAAAGAGCTGGGCTATCGAGTCATCTGTCATCCCTATCGGGCTTTCAACACTTGAAGGAATCGTCACCTATGTCAACCAGGCATTTCTGAAGATGTGGGGGTATAATCACATCTCTGATGTGATAGGGCTCCCGATTGAGCACTTTGCCCATGGAAATGTTGAATCACTCCGGAAGATCTTTGAGATCAGGCAGACTGTCGCCCGTGAATCGTGTTATTCAGGCGAAACAACAGGAATCCGCAGATCTGGTGGTAAATTCACCCTCCTGATCACGGCATCGGTTGTAAAGGATACGGCAGGGACCCCGCTCTGCCTGATCGCGTACTTCAACGATATCTCATCCCAGATCCGGATGAACCGCGAGGTGCAGATGAAGGAGACTGCGATCTCCCATTCATCTGAAGGTGTCGCGATCATCTGTCCGGACGGGCGGATCAGTTACAACAATCAATCATTCATCCGGATATTCCAGCGGCTTCCTGAACGTGATCTCTACGGAAAACAGATCGATCTTGTCTACTCAAGTTACTCCCAGCTTGAGGGGAAGAGAGAGGAGATCTCAGACTCACTGGTCAAAAAAGGGAGCTGGACCAGTATCATATCTGATATCACCGAGGACGGGAAGACGAGTATTATCCAGATTCATCTCTCCAGTTCCAAGGATACGGGGGGAAATCACCTCTGCACCATCTTTTCAGCCCTTGATATTACCGAGCAGCGGATGATCGAGGAGTCGCTCTCTATGATGTATCATCATCTGGAGGAGGCCATCGAGCATGTCAGCGATCCCACGTTCATCCTTGATAATCACCAGCGTGTGGTCGCCTGGAACAATGCGATGGCTGCCCTTTCCGGGTACAGCAGGGACGAGATGATAGGGACCGCCGGGTATCGTGATGCCTGCAAGCGGTTTGAGCCTGGCATTCCCCTCCTTGCTGACCTTGTCGATCTCCCTGTCCGAGATTTGATCCGCAATTATCCATCTGTCTCAAGGTTTGGTACCGGTCTGTTCACCGAGGCGTTTCTTCCGTCACTGCAGAACGGGAAAGGTGCAGTGATCTGGGCAAAGGCTTCACCGATCCTCAATACAACGGGGCGGACTATCGGTGTGATCCAGACGATGAAGGATATGACCAACTGGAAGCGGATAACCGAGCACGGGATAACCCGGGAGACCTCCTGA
- a CDS encoding tetratricopeptide repeat protein has translation MYDQVLMIYPGNARAYHSKGNVMDILGRYKEAVACYDMTLEHDPLHAEAWYNKEIT, from the coding sequence ATCTATGATCAGGTTCTCATGATTTACCCCGGGAATGCAAGGGCGTACCATTCAAAAGGCAATGTGATGGACATACTTGGCAGGTACAAAGAGGCTGTTGCCTGCTATGACATGACACTCGAACATGACCCTCTCCATGCAGAAGCATGGTACAACAAAGAAATCACCTAA
- a CDS encoding ATP-binding protein, giving the protein MGNQPDQVREKVGRRMLERWKLSRVFSLTIFCIVVFIVSGMILINYLFTIEAVKEETRILRDHSEQMINTSFYLINTGLEIYDNSFNSEMLDGFSLVMDRYNKTGGNLSQMDLQDLSQRLEMEVRIINRSAVIVKSSNTLAPLLDFNTVYPDFAEFLKNISTTNKFYPDRIVTDYYTRNLTKYAYMPTPDHQYIIELALSRQEFGQEKLRQDYRNVMDQVGAINPDIDHSRLFRKNFRLVGDEGYNATSEERSIISSILDDRNSREFAHPENGSTVKYLLIDMCNDLYGADMSLIAEITYKNQRMQDKLVYLLGYHLILATIAIISGLLLSLQISRRITRPIEELVEDVDRLADGDLDHSIRTGVTIELLRLQESTIRLVYSIRALVHELREEEEKLLQSEERYRTVVETQTELICRFRPDGDHLFVNEAYCRFFEKNSDEMLGSRFTPKMTRDERRVMEKHLESLTRDSPSGTIDQQVRALDGGIRWVQWNDTVIFGEDGAVTEYLSVGREITRLKLLDESVRASDMLYRSTINAMVDGVHVIDRSYTILLINHAFKAWIDLPPAESLINRNLFDVFPNLNDKIRSEYVEVFETGRMLISEELQKLENGQNEQKREIHTETRKIPIWFDGRVEKIVTIIRDTTDKHQIELARQNMNQMLEHEVKTRTQELEAIVHELDSFTYTVSHDLRAPLRAIDGFAHIFRLKTEPDHKQEVSYYLAKIHENIRLMDQLIDDLLNFSRMSRRQIERSVIDMEAMVNEVVMELRNVYPLVRFEVTIDELPPARGDALMIRQVLASLLSNAMKFSQRQHRPKIRVGYTITDGETEYFVQDNGIGFDMQYTDKIFDVFHRLHPVGEYEGTGVGLAIAKRIVIRHGGHIRVISEEGSGTTFFFTVGMVHGTK; this is encoded by the coding sequence GTGGGTAACCAACCAGATCAGGTCAGAGAGAAGGTTGGGAGAAGAATGCTTGAGAGATGGAAACTGTCCCGGGTGTTCTCACTCACTATCTTCTGCATCGTTGTTTTCATCGTCTCCGGGATGATCCTCATAAATTATCTCTTCACAATCGAGGCAGTGAAAGAAGAGACCCGGATACTCAGGGACCATTCCGAGCAGATGATCAACACCTCGTTTTATCTGATCAATACCGGGCTTGAGATCTACGATAACTCCTTCAACAGCGAGATGCTGGACGGGTTCTCACTGGTGATGGACAGGTACAATAAAACAGGTGGAAACCTCTCGCAGATGGATCTCCAGGATCTCAGCCAAAGACTGGAGATGGAGGTCCGTATCATCAACCGTTCGGCAGTCATCGTGAAAAGTTCCAATACCCTGGCCCCGTTACTCGATTTTAACACGGTTTACCCTGATTTTGCAGAATTTTTAAAGAATATCAGTACAACAAACAAATTCTACCCGGATCGGATTGTGACCGACTATTACACCCGGAACCTGACCAAGTACGCATACATGCCAACTCCTGATCACCAGTATATCATCGAGCTTGCTTTGAGCAGGCAGGAGTTCGGTCAGGAGAAGCTGCGTCAGGACTATCGAAACGTGATGGATCAGGTCGGAGCGATAAATCCTGACATCGATCACTCCCGCCTGTTCAGAAAAAATTTCAGGCTCGTCGGGGATGAAGGATATAATGCCACCAGCGAGGAGCGGTCCATCATCAGCAGCATCCTGGATGATCGTAATAGCCGCGAGTTCGCACATCCGGAGAACGGATCCACCGTTAAGTACCTCCTCATTGATATGTGCAACGATCTGTATGGCGCTGACATGAGCCTCATTGCAGAGATCACATATAAGAATCAACGGATGCAGGATAAACTGGTATACCTGCTCGGATACCACCTCATCCTTGCAACAATAGCCATTATATCCGGGCTTCTGCTCTCTCTTCAGATCTCCCGAAGGATCACCAGACCGATAGAAGAACTGGTCGAGGACGTTGACAGGCTGGCTGATGGAGATCTGGATCACAGCATCAGGACCGGCGTCACCATCGAACTTCTCAGGCTCCAGGAGAGTACGATACGGCTCGTCTATAGCATCAGGGCCCTGGTACATGAGTTGCGTGAAGAGGAGGAGAAACTCCTCCAGAGCGAGGAGCGGTATCGCACCGTGGTAGAGACCCAGACCGAACTGATATGCAGGTTCAGACCAGACGGAGATCATCTCTTCGTGAACGAAGCATACTGCCGGTTTTTTGAAAAGAATAGTGATGAGATGCTCGGGTCGCGGTTCACACCAAAGATGACCCGGGATGAGCGCCGGGTAATGGAGAAGCATCTCGAATCACTGACCAGGGATAGTCCGTCAGGCACAATCGATCAGCAGGTTCGGGCCCTGGATGGGGGAATCAGATGGGTGCAGTGGAATGACACTGTAATCTTCGGGGAAGACGGGGCTGTCACCGAGTACCTGTCAGTTGGCAGGGAGATCACAAGACTGAAACTTCTGGACGAGAGTGTCCGGGCATCAGACATGCTCTACCGGTCAACAATCAACGCCATGGTGGACGGTGTTCATGTGATCGACAGGTCATACACCATACTCCTGATCAACCACGCATTCAAGGCCTGGATAGACCTTCCTCCTGCCGAATCCCTCATTAACCGGAATTTATTTGATGTATTTCCGAATCTGAACGACAAGATCAGATCAGAATATGTGGAGGTCTTTGAGACCGGCAGGATGTTGATCAGTGAAGAACTACAGAAACTGGAGAATGGACAGAATGAACAAAAAAGGGAGATACATACAGAGACCCGCAAAATTCCAATCTGGTTTGACGGCAGGGTAGAGAAGATCGTGACGATCATCAGGGATACTACTGACAAGCATCAGATAGAACTTGCTCGCCAGAATATGAATCAGATGCTGGAACATGAGGTCAAGACACGAACCCAGGAACTTGAGGCCATCGTGCATGAGCTCGACTCATTCACCTATACAGTCTCCCATGATCTCAGAGCCCCACTCAGAGCTATCGACGGATTTGCCCACATATTTAGATTAAAAACTGAGCCTGACCATAAACAAGAGGTTTCCTACTACCTTGCGAAGATCCATGAGAACATCAGGCTCATGGACCAGCTGATTGATGATCTGCTCAACTTCTCCAGGATGTCACGAAGACAGATCGAGCGATCAGTGATCGATATGGAGGCAATGGTAAATGAAGTCGTCATGGAACTCAGAAATGTGTACCCGCTGGTCCGGTTTGAGGTAACAATTGATGAACTGCCGCCTGCCCGGGGTGACGCGCTCATGATCAGACAGGTTCTTGCGAGCCTCCTCTCGAATGCGATGAAGTTCTCACAGCGGCAGCACAGGCCGAAGATCAGGGTTGGTTACACGATCACTGATGGTGAAACCGAGTACTTTGTGCAGGACAATGGGATAGGTTTTGATATGCAGTATACAGATAAGATATTTGACGTGTTCCACCGGCTGCATCCTGTGGGAGAGTACGAAGGAACAGGCGTCGGCCTTGCAATCGCAAAACGGATTGTTATCAGGCATGGCGGGCACATCAGGGTCATATCAGAAGAAGGATCAGGGACGACCTTCTTCTTTACAGTAGGGATGGTACATGGCACGAAGTGA
- a CDS encoding response regulator has product MARSDAGLELILIEDSQNDIELFLNVVDWIDMGDQVRVFPDGREALEYLLGTGKFEGNTLDYPAVIFLDLKMPLMDGIEVLKALKENPRTVTHPVVVFTSSNQDIDVVKSYQLGANSYVVKPVQFEKFAETIRELINYWRNMNRPMVQAGN; this is encoded by the coding sequence ATGGCACGAAGTGACGCAGGTTTGGAGTTGATACTCATTGAGGACAGCCAGAATGATATCGAGCTCTTCCTCAATGTTGTAGATTGGATCGATATGGGGGATCAGGTGCGGGTCTTTCCAGACGGAAGGGAAGCGCTTGAGTACCTCCTCGGCACCGGAAAGTTCGAGGGTAATACGTTGGATTATCCTGCTGTAATATTTCTTGATCTGAAAATGCCACTCATGGACGGGATAGAAGTTCTCAAGGCCCTCAAGGAAAATCCGCGCACAGTCACCCACCCGGTTGTGGTCTTCACATCATCTAACCAGGATATCGATGTGGTGAAGAGTTATCAGCTCGGGGCAAACAGCTACGTCGTAAAGCCCGTTCAGTTCGAGAAGTTTGCAGAGACGATCCGTGAACTGATCAACTACTGGCGTAATATGAACCGGCCCATGGTCCAGGCAGGGAACTGA
- the msrA gene encoding peptide-methionine (S)-S-oxide reductase MsrA translates to MVIATVAAGCFWGVEAAFQQVAGVLATRVGYTGGTLQSPTYRDVCSDRTGHAEAVQIEYDPEQISYRQLLEIFFRLHDPTQLNRQGPDEGTQYRSMIFYNTDEERDEATRLIDDINRSGLHSSPIVTEVVPAETFWQAEEEHQSYFLKMGRRYGGL, encoded by the coding sequence ATGGTGATTGCAACCGTTGCAGCAGGGTGTTTCTGGGGCGTTGAGGCAGCGTTTCAGCAGGTGGCAGGAGTTCTTGCAACCCGGGTCGGTTATACCGGGGGAACATTGCAGAGTCCGACCTACCGGGACGTATGTTCTGATCGGACCGGGCATGCAGAGGCTGTGCAGATAGAGTATGATCCAGAGCAGATCTCCTACCGGCAGCTGCTTGAGATCTTCTTTCGTCTTCACGATCCGACCCAGCTGAACAGACAGGGCCCGGACGAGGGAACCCAGTACCGGTCGATGATATTCTATAACACTGACGAAGAGCGGGATGAAGCGACCCGGCTTATCGATGATATCAACAGGTCGGGGTTACACAGTTCGCCAATTGTAACTGAGGTTGTTCCTGCAGAAACCTTCTGGCAGGCAGAGGAGGAGCACCAGTCCTACTTCCTGAAGATGGGGAGACGGTACGGCGGACTGTAG